Proteins encoded by one window of Paenibacillus sp. J23TS9:
- the clpP gene encoding ATP-dependent Clp endopeptidase proteolytic subunit ClpP encodes MSYVPMVVEQSNRGERAYDIYSRLLKDRIIFLGSDVNDVVANSIIAQLLFLAAEDPEKDIHLYINSPGGSITAGMAIFDTMQYIKPDVSTICVGLAASMGAFLLNAGAKGKRFGLPNSEIMIHQPLGGAQGQATDIEIRARRILKMRDTLNRILADRTGQPLERIEKDTDRDYFMSAKDAAEYGLIDKVLEHPPVQGV; translated from the coding sequence GTGAGTTATGTACCTATGGTCGTTGAACAAAGCAACCGCGGCGAACGCGCGTACGACATTTATTCCAGACTCTTGAAAGACCGCATTATTTTCCTGGGTTCCGATGTCAACGACGTGGTTGCCAATTCGATTATTGCCCAGCTTCTGTTCCTGGCTGCCGAAGACCCTGAAAAGGATATTCACCTTTACATCAACAGCCCGGGCGGCTCCATCACAGCCGGTATGGCGATTTTTGATACAATGCAGTACATTAAGCCGGATGTATCTACCATCTGCGTAGGCCTCGCTGCTTCCATGGGCGCATTCCTCTTGAATGCGGGTGCCAAAGGCAAACGTTTCGGTCTGCCAAACAGTGAAATCATGATTCACCAGCCGCTCGGCGGCGCTCAGGGTCAGGCAACGGATATCGAGATCCGCGCCCGCCGCATCCTGAAAATGCGTGATACATTGAACCGCATCCTCGCTGATCGTACGGGTCAGCCGCTGGAACGGATCGAGAAGGATACGGACCGCGACTACTTCATGAGTGCAAAAGATGCCGCTGAATACGGCCTGATCGATAAAGTACTGGAGCATCCTCCGGTGCAAGGCGTCTAA
- a CDS encoding sugar-binding transcriptional regulator: MRKIIEIQKQLLPDLMDILKTRYTILHQIMLSELIGRRTLAASLHMTERVLRAETDLLKAQGLIEIESSGMKVSEAGRSLLEQMGPMAKELFGLNELGEKIRHAYGLQKVVVVPGDCENSPLTKRDLGRAGAKALLGVMNQEDTVAVTGGSTLAAVAEELNPQVSVPMKNSWFVPARGGLGESMEFQANTIASTMAKRVGAQYRLLHVPDLLSDDAYQSLVQDRNIQEIVQVIRQCRIIMHGIGDAMEMTRRRRLDLSTVQDIQKEGAVAESFGYYFNEQGEVVHRMLTLGLRLEDIMRTEIVIGIAGGRDKADAIHSVLKFGHENILVTDEAAAIEICRRIDEQLPESH; this comes from the coding sequence ATGCGGAAAATAATAGAGATACAAAAGCAGCTTCTGCCTGATCTCATGGACATCCTCAAGACAAGGTACACCATTCTTCATCAGATCATGCTTTCGGAGCTGATAGGCCGGCGTACGCTGGCAGCATCGCTTCATATGACGGAGCGGGTTTTGCGGGCAGAGACAGATTTGTTGAAAGCCCAAGGACTCATTGAAATTGAAAGCTCCGGCATGAAAGTCAGCGAAGCGGGACGAAGCCTGCTGGAACAGATGGGACCGATGGCCAAGGAGCTGTTCGGACTGAACGAGCTCGGTGAGAAAATCCGTCATGCCTACGGCCTGCAGAAGGTTGTGGTCGTGCCGGGGGACTGTGAAAACTCACCGCTGACCAAACGCGATCTCGGACGTGCAGGAGCCAAGGCTCTGCTAGGAGTTATGAATCAAGAAGACACCGTGGCAGTCACCGGTGGTTCCACGCTGGCAGCTGTTGCGGAGGAGCTCAATCCTCAAGTGTCTGTCCCTATGAAGAACAGCTGGTTTGTACCGGCGAGAGGCGGCCTTGGAGAGAGTATGGAATTCCAGGCGAACACCATTGCCTCTACCATGGCGAAGCGTGTAGGCGCACAGTACCGGCTGCTTCATGTACCGGATCTGCTGAGCGATGACGCGTATCAATCGCTTGTACAGGACAGGAATATCCAGGAAATTGTACAGGTGATCCGGCAGTGCCGTATTATTATGCACGGCATTGGGGACGCAATGGAAATGACCCGGCGCAGAAGGCTGGATTTATCTACGGTGCAGGATATTCAGAAGGAAGGCGCGGTGGCCGAATCTTTTGGCTACTACTTTAACGAACAGGGTGAAGTTGTTCATCGGATGCTCACGCTTGGCCTCCGGCTCGAGGATATTATGAGAACGGAGATCGTGATTGGGATCGCTGGCGGGAGAGACAAGGCGGATGCCATTCACTCCGTGCTGAAGTTCGGACACGAGAACATACTCGTTACGGATGAGGCAGCAGCAATCGAAATTTGCAGACGAATTGATGAACAATTACCTGAAAGTCATTAA
- the gap gene encoding type I glyceraldehyde-3-phosphate dehydrogenase, with translation MSVKVGINGFGRIGRLAFRRIQNVEGIEVVAINDLTDAKMLAHLLKYDTTQGKFGGDVEVHDGFFKVNGKEVKVLANRNPEELPWGDLGVDIVLECTGFFTTKEAAEKHLKGGAKKVVISAPATGDMKTIVYNVNHETLDGTETVISGASCTTNCLAPMAKTLNDKFGIIEGLMTTIHAYTGDQNTLDAPHPKGDFRRARAAAENIIPNTTGAAKAIGLVIPDLQGKLDGAAQRVPVPTGSLTELVTVLDKKVTADEVNAAMKAASDPETYGYTEDEIVSSDIKGITFGSLFDATQTKVLTVGDKQLVKTVAWYDNEMSYTAQLVRTLEYFAKLAK, from the coding sequence ATGAGTGTAAAAGTAGGCATTAACGGTTTCGGACGTATCGGACGACTCGCTTTCCGCCGCATTCAAAATGTGGAAGGCATCGAAGTTGTGGCAATCAACGACTTGACTGATGCTAAAATGTTGGCTCATTTGCTTAAATATGATACAACGCAAGGCAAATTCGGTGGCGATGTTGAAGTTCATGACGGCTTCTTCAAAGTAAACGGCAAAGAAGTTAAGGTTCTTGCGAACCGTAACCCTGAAGAGCTTCCTTGGGGAGATCTCGGCGTTGATATCGTTCTGGAATGTACCGGATTCTTCACTACTAAAGAAGCAGCTGAAAAGCACCTGAAAGGCGGAGCTAAGAAAGTTGTAATCTCTGCTCCAGCTACAGGCGACATGAAAACGATCGTTTACAACGTTAACCATGAAACTCTGGACGGAACTGAAACAGTAATCTCCGGCGCTTCTTGCACAACGAACTGCCTCGCACCAATGGCTAAAACATTGAACGACAAGTTCGGTATCATTGAAGGCCTGATGACTACAATCCATGCTTACACTGGCGACCAAAACACTTTGGATGCTCCACATCCAAAAGGCGACTTCCGCCGCGCTCGTGCAGCTGCTGAAAACATCATTCCTAACACAACAGGTGCTGCTAAAGCCATCGGTCTGGTTATCCCTGATCTTCAAGGCAAACTTGACGGTGCAGCTCAGCGTGTTCCGGTTCCAACTGGTTCCCTGACTGAACTCGTAACTGTTCTGGACAAAAAAGTAACAGCTGACGAAGTTAACGCAGCTATGAAAGCAGCTTCCGATCCAGAAACTTACGGCTACACTGAAGACGAAATCGTATCTTCCGATATCAAAGGTATCACTTTCGGTTCCCTCTTCGACGCTACACAAACAAAAGTGCTGACTGTTGGCGACAAACAACTCGTTAAAACAGTAGCTTGGTATGACAACGAAATGTCTTACACAGCTCAATTGGTTCGCACATTGGAATACTTCGCTAAACTGGCTAAGTAA
- the pgk gene encoding phosphoglycerate kinase yields the protein MNKKSVRDVEVNGKRVFVRVDFNVPLEDGKITDDTRIRETLPTIKYLIENGAKVILASHMGRPKGQFVDSMRLTPAAERLSELLGKPVAKADEAVGEAVKAEIAKMQNGDVLLLENVRFYPGEEKNDPELAKQFAELADLFVNDAFGAAHRAHASTEGIAHFLPAVSGLLMEKELSVLGKALLNPERPFTAIIGGSKVKDKIDVIDNLLNIADNVLIGGGLSYTFMKAQGYEIGLSLCDNDKLDVALGFIQKAKDLGKNFLLPVDIVIADDFKADANVEIVEVGNIPEKWEGVDIGPKTRAKYAEVIKNSKLVVWNGPMGVFEIDPFSNGTREVAEACATTEGYTIIGGGDSAAATEKFHLADKMNHISTGGGASLEFMEGKALPGVVALNDK from the coding sequence ATGAATAAAAAGTCTGTACGTGATGTGGAAGTAAACGGAAAACGCGTTTTTGTACGCGTGGATTTCAATGTGCCTTTGGAAGACGGCAAAATTACTGACGATACACGGATCCGCGAAACACTGCCAACGATCAAGTATTTGATCGAAAACGGTGCTAAAGTCATTTTGGCGAGCCATATGGGCCGTCCAAAAGGGCAATTTGTGGACTCCATGCGCTTGACACCTGCTGCAGAGCGTCTGTCCGAGCTGCTCGGCAAACCGGTCGCAAAAGCGGACGAAGCTGTGGGCGAGGCCGTAAAAGCCGAGATTGCGAAAATGCAAAACGGCGACGTGCTTTTGCTTGAAAACGTGCGTTTCTATCCTGGTGAAGAAAAGAATGATCCAGAGCTTGCCAAGCAATTTGCAGAGCTTGCCGATCTGTTCGTTAACGACGCATTTGGCGCCGCTCACCGCGCACATGCTTCGACAGAAGGCATCGCTCATTTCCTGCCGGCTGTATCCGGTCTTTTGATGGAGAAGGAATTGTCTGTACTGGGCAAAGCGCTCTTGAATCCGGAACGTCCTTTCACAGCCATTATCGGCGGATCGAAAGTTAAAGATAAAATCGATGTTATCGACAACCTGCTGAACATTGCAGATAACGTTCTGATCGGCGGCGGACTGTCCTATACCTTCATGAAGGCTCAAGGATATGAAATTGGCTTGTCTTTGTGCGATAATGATAAACTGGATGTAGCGCTCGGATTTATCCAAAAAGCGAAGGACCTCGGCAAGAATTTCTTGCTTCCGGTGGATATCGTTATTGCGGACGACTTCAAAGCGGATGCCAACGTTGAGATTGTAGAAGTAGGCAACATCCCTGAGAAATGGGAAGGCGTGGACATCGGACCGAAAACCCGCGCTAAATATGCCGAAGTGATCAAAAACTCCAAGCTGGTCGTATGGAACGGACCGATGGGCGTATTCGAAATCGACCCATTCTCCAACGGCACGCGTGAAGTGGCTGAAGCTTGTGCGACAACAGAAGGCTACACCATCATCGGCGGTGGTGACTCTGCGGCAGCAACGGAAAAATTCCATTTGGCTGACAAAATGAATCACATCTCCACAGGCGGTGGCGCTTCGCTGGAGTTCATGGAAGGCAAGGCGCTTCCTGGTGTCGTAGCCCTGAACGATAAATAA
- the tpiA gene encoding triose-phosphate isomerase, protein MRTPIIAGNWKMFKTVKEAKAFIEEVKGKAEVDGVESVICAPFTNLPALVEAVKGTSLKIGAQNLHFEDNGAFTGEISGEMLKDLGVDYVIIGHSERRAYFAETDETVNKKMHAAFRHGLTPIVCVGEKLEEREAGQTKDVCRVQTEAAFKGLSADQAAETVIAYEPIWAIGTGKSSTAQDANEVISYIRELVKGLYGEGVANKVRIQYGGSVKPENVAEYMGQSDIDGALVGGASLQPASYIHLVQGAK, encoded by the coding sequence GTGAGAACACCAATCATTGCAGGCAACTGGAAAATGTTTAAGACAGTGAAGGAAGCCAAAGCATTCATCGAAGAAGTAAAAGGCAAAGCGGAAGTCGACGGCGTGGAAAGCGTGATTTGTGCGCCATTCACCAATCTTCCAGCTTTGGTCGAAGCAGTTAAGGGAACTTCCCTTAAAATCGGTGCCCAAAACCTGCATTTCGAAGACAACGGCGCGTTTACCGGTGAAATCAGCGGCGAAATGCTGAAGGATCTGGGCGTGGACTATGTTATCATCGGACACTCCGAACGCCGTGCTTATTTTGCGGAAACGGACGAGACCGTCAACAAGAAAATGCATGCAGCATTCCGTCATGGACTGACTCCAATCGTATGTGTGGGTGAAAAGCTCGAAGAGCGTGAAGCCGGCCAAACGAAGGATGTTTGCAGAGTGCAAACGGAAGCAGCTTTTAAGGGCCTGTCCGCAGATCAGGCAGCTGAAACAGTCATTGCTTACGAACCGATCTGGGCCATTGGAACGGGTAAATCTTCAACGGCACAGGACGCGAATGAAGTTATTTCTTACATCCGCGAACTGGTGAAAGGATTGTATGGAGAAGGAGTAGCAAACAAGGTACGCATTCAATACGGCGGCAGCGTGAAGCCTGAGAATGTAGCTGAGTACATGGGCCAAAGCGACATCGATGGCGCTCTTGTCGGCGGTGCCAGCTTGCAGCCTGCCTCTTACATCCACCTTGTCCAGGGGGCGAAGTAA
- the gpmI gene encoding 2,3-bisphosphoglycerate-independent phosphoglycerate mutase, giving the protein MTAPRPVALIIMDGFGLRGTEEGNAVAQAKKPNYDRLRAKYPHTTLTACGEAVGLPAGQMGNSEVGHLNIGAGRVVYQDLTRISKSIREGEFFGNPTLVEAVRAAKNNGKKLHLYGLLSDGGVHSHIEHLFAMLDLAKKEELDEVYIHAFLDGRDVAPDSGKKFVEELQAKIKEVGIGKIAAVQGRYYAMDRDKRWERVEKSYRAIVYGDGPKYTDPLEAVTESYNKSVFDEFVEPTVIVDENGQPVSLVESGDSVVFLNFRPDRAIQLSQVFTNKDFRGFDRGPKFPENLHFVCLTLFSETVEGFVAYEPKNLDNTLGEVLVQNNKKQLRIAETEKYPHVTFFFSGGRDVELPGETRILINSPKVATYDLQPEMSAYEVADACVKEIEAEKHDAIILNFANPDMVGHSGMLEPTIKAVEVTDECMGKVVDAVIAKGGVAIIIADHGNADMVFDENGRPFTAHTTNPVPFILTADNVTLREEGILADVAPTILDLMQLPKPAEMTGESMIASRK; this is encoded by the coding sequence ATGACCGCACCTAGACCGGTAGCACTGATTATTATGGACGGATTCGGACTTCGCGGCACAGAGGAAGGCAACGCCGTTGCTCAAGCCAAGAAGCCCAATTATGACCGTTTGAGAGCAAAATATCCGCATACCACGCTGACGGCTTGCGGTGAAGCCGTAGGCTTGCCTGCGGGCCAAATGGGCAACTCTGAAGTGGGCCATTTGAACATTGGAGCAGGACGCGTTGTGTATCAGGATTTGACCCGGATTTCGAAATCGATCCGCGAGGGTGAGTTCTTCGGAAACCCGACGTTGGTTGAGGCAGTACGTGCTGCCAAAAACAACGGCAAGAAGCTGCATCTGTACGGCCTTCTCTCGGATGGCGGCGTACACAGCCACATTGAGCATTTGTTCGCTATGCTCGATCTCGCCAAGAAAGAAGAACTGGATGAAGTATATATCCACGCCTTCCTTGACGGGCGCGATGTGGCTCCGGATTCCGGCAAGAAGTTCGTTGAAGAGCTTCAGGCCAAAATCAAAGAAGTAGGCATCGGCAAGATTGCGGCCGTACAAGGCCGCTATTATGCAATGGACCGTGACAAGCGCTGGGAGCGTGTAGAGAAGTCTTACCGTGCAATCGTGTACGGAGATGGACCTAAATACACCGATCCTCTGGAAGCTGTTACGGAATCCTACAACAAATCGGTATTCGATGAGTTTGTAGAGCCTACGGTCATTGTGGATGAGAACGGCCAGCCGGTATCTCTTGTGGAAAGCGGCGACTCTGTCGTGTTCCTCAATTTCCGTCCGGACCGTGCCATTCAGCTGTCCCAGGTATTCACGAACAAGGACTTCCGCGGCTTTGACCGAGGACCGAAATTCCCTGAGAACCTTCATTTTGTATGTCTGACGCTGTTCAGCGAGACGGTGGAAGGGTTTGTAGCTTACGAGCCGAAAAACCTGGACAATACGCTTGGTGAAGTGCTTGTGCAGAACAACAAAAAACAGCTTCGTATTGCGGAGACGGAAAAGTACCCGCATGTTACCTTCTTCTTCAGCGGTGGACGCGATGTTGAGCTTCCGGGCGAAACACGCATCCTGATTAATTCGCCGAAGGTTGCAACCTATGATCTGCAGCCTGAGATGAGCGCTTACGAAGTGGCAGATGCCTGCGTGAAGGAAATTGAGGCTGAAAAGCATGATGCGATCATCCTGAACTTTGCGAACCCTGATATGGTTGGACACTCCGGCATGCTGGAGCCGACAATCAAGGCCGTTGAAGTGACAGATGAATGCATGGGTAAAGTTGTGGATGCCGTCATTGCCAAAGGCGGGGTAGCGATTATTATCGCGGACCACGGTAACGCCGATATGGTATTTGATGAAAATGGACGTCCGTTTACAGCACATACAACCAACCCGGTACCGTTTATTTTGACAGCTGATAACGTGACACTGCGTGAGGAAGGTATCCTGGCCGACGTGGCTCCTACCATTCTTGATCTGATGCAGCTGCCGAAGCCGGCCGAAATGACCGGAGAATCGATGATTGCAAGCCGTAAATAA